The Fulvivirga ligni genome window below encodes:
- a CDS encoding SDR family oxidoreductase: MNVLILGATSDIAIACAEKYLLDGHHLSLAARNADQLQIIAKDIEIRHNKKVDHYVFDALDYEKHDVFYNSLQAKPDIVVWAIGILGDQEEAQASWETSRDIIGANYSSAVSLLNIVANDFESRKSGIIVGIGSVAGDRGRQSNYIYGSTKAAFEAYLSGMRNRLVKSGVHVLTVKPGFVDTKMTAGMDLPKPLTAKPEQVAIKIVKAARKKKNVIYVLPVWRLIMLTIKLIPEGIFKKLKL; this comes from the coding sequence ATGAATGTACTTATACTAGGAGCCACTAGTGATATTGCCATAGCATGTGCAGAAAAGTATTTACTTGATGGCCATCATTTGAGTTTAGCTGCCAGGAATGCTGATCAACTGCAGATCATAGCAAAAGACATCGAGATCAGACATAATAAAAAAGTAGATCATTATGTGTTTGATGCTTTGGATTATGAAAAGCATGATGTCTTTTACAATAGTCTACAAGCTAAACCTGATATCGTAGTTTGGGCTATTGGTATTTTAGGTGATCAGGAAGAAGCTCAAGCTAGTTGGGAAACATCCAGAGACATAATAGGGGCTAACTATAGTTCTGCTGTTTCTTTATTAAATATTGTGGCTAATGATTTTGAGAGTAGAAAAAGTGGCATTATTGTAGGCATTGGATCTGTGGCAGGTGATAGAGGCAGGCAGAGTAACTATATATACGGAAGTACTAAAGCTGCTTTTGAAGCATATCTTTCAGGTATGAGAAATAGGTTGGTGAAATCCGGTGTCCATGTTTTAACGGTTAAACCAGGATTTGTGGATACTAAGATGACAGCCGGTATGGATTTACCCAAGCCATTAACTGCTAAACCTGAGCAGGTAGCGATAAAGATTGTTAAAGCTGCCAGAAAGAAGAAGAATGTGATTTATGTCTTGCCTGTATGGAGATTGATAATGTTAACCATCAAACTCATTCCTGAAGGTATATTTAAAAAGCTTAAACTTTGA
- a CDS encoding O-antigen ligase family protein — MSRLAEVFQGIHMNSGLLGRKLTRITIYVGIVIVSILLAIVVGKTNAKVGFGLLAALLGAPFAIAGILNPKIGLLTTLGYSYFIIFIKRVTGLYDTPLGTLLEGLLFLTLIGTLVKIISRRDFNTNFFKSPLFISFMISIGYMILEVFNPTVSSIAGWAFSLRGTFLYFTIFICAFYCFSDDDAFVKLFSFFWLGLALLAAFYGLYQEFVGMPEFDLKWVYSSPVRFKLNFIWGRFRKWSFLSDSMTFGVFMAFAGIYSLVRAMGPYSMRRKITFGIITLLTFWSMAYSGTRTAYAIVPIGVCLYVLTTIDNGRTLLFAIGALSIFIFLIFGPIRNPVLDRVRSAFEPGEDASMQVRDENRARIQPYIYSHPIGGGLMTSGEGGMRYYPNHPLAGYPPDSGYLKIALEMGWIGLILKLVLNVAAILVGVSACYKLRDPKLKNICLAYVCAVFAVSIADLAQIATTKHPIGLIIYCSYAIFIYFLEKAKKQEQEQESISN, encoded by the coding sequence ATGAGCAGGCTTGCAGAAGTTTTTCAGGGTATTCATATGAATAGTGGCTTGTTAGGGCGTAAGCTAACCAGGATAACTATTTATGTTGGTATAGTAATCGTTTCTATCCTGCTAGCCATAGTGGTAGGCAAAACTAATGCTAAAGTCGGTTTTGGACTTTTAGCTGCATTGTTAGGGGCTCCTTTTGCCATTGCAGGTATTCTCAATCCAAAAATTGGACTTTTGACTACGCTGGGATATAGCTATTTTATTATTTTCATCAAACGAGTTACCGGACTTTATGATACGCCTTTAGGAACTTTGCTAGAAGGGCTTCTTTTTTTAACGCTTATCGGAACCTTGGTTAAGATCATAAGTCGAAGAGATTTCAATACCAACTTCTTCAAGAGCCCGCTCTTCATATCTTTTATGATATCCATTGGCTACATGATATTGGAGGTGTTTAACCCTACTGTAAGCTCTATAGCCGGATGGGCATTTTCATTAAGAGGCACTTTCTTGTACTTCACCATATTTATATGTGCGTTCTATTGTTTTAGTGATGATGACGCTTTTGTAAAGTTGTTCTCTTTCTTTTGGCTAGGACTAGCGCTTTTGGCGGCATTTTATGGATTATATCAAGAATTTGTGGGAATGCCTGAATTTGATTTAAAATGGGTTTACAGCTCGCCAGTCAGGTTCAAGCTGAACTTTATCTGGGGAAGGTTTAGGAAATGGTCTTTCCTTTCAGATAGTATGACTTTCGGAGTGTTTATGGCATTTGCAGGAATATATAGTTTGGTGCGTGCAATGGGGCCATACTCCATGCGTCGAAAGATTACTTTTGGCATCATTACCTTGCTTACATTCTGGTCTATGGCCTATAGTGGTACAAGAACGGCTTATGCTATTGTTCCTATTGGTGTATGCTTATATGTACTCACTACCATTGATAATGGAAGAACGTTACTATTTGCCATAGGTGCTCTATCTATATTCATTTTCTTAATTTTTGGACCTATAAGAAACCCGGTGCTTGATAGGGTAAGATCTGCATTTGAACCAGGTGAAGATGCATCTATGCAGGTTAGAGATGAAAACAGGGCTCGAATACAGCCATATATTTATTCTCATCCAATAGGCGGTGGGCTCATGACCTCTGGAGAAGGAGGTATGAGGTATTATCCTAATCACCCCTTAGCAGGTTATCCACCGGATAGTGGTTATCTGAAGATAGCCCTTGAAATGGGATGGATCGGTCTCATTTTGAAACTGGTGCTGAATGTGGCAGCGATTTTGGTCGGCGTCTCGGCCTGTTATAAATTGAGAGATCCTAAGCTAAAAAACATTTGTTTGGCATATGTTTGTGCTGTCTTTGCTGTGAGTATAGCAGATTTGGCCCAAATAGCCACAACTAAGCACCCTATTGGCTTGATTATTTATTGTTCCTATGCGATTTTTATATACTTTTTGGAAAAAGCTAAGAAACAGGAGCAAGAGCAAGAAAGCATTTCAAATTAA
- a CDS encoding acyltransferase family protein — protein MLKKIFIERNYLDKRLPWIDYAKAIAIILVVYRHIMIGLMRAGFEVPNYYVVANEMVYSFRMPLFFILSGLFLRRALAKKSNGEYVYNKFNSILYPYLIWTTIQVTIQVVFSSYINSDRSYMDYLYILIRPRAIDQFWFLYTLFNTSILYLLMFKIFRGNKILLVVTGIVFYLLAQYLNEYSLLQDALYYFVFVSIGDAASEIILSKNNEKYYSSWYTFFGILPFFILTQWYWLTHETHPLVFAVFALLGCAFIFNISFLLMRYEAAKVLRAVGFHSLQVYLLHVIVSAAVRTVMVKFMGIDEVTILLITGIIFGTIIPILVYQFCINNHLWLLFTLEKPKKRTKEKYEPSVN, from the coding sequence ATGCTTAAAAAAATATTCATTGAAAGGAATTATCTAGACAAAAGATTACCCTGGATTGATTACGCAAAGGCAATAGCCATAATTCTAGTTGTTTATCGTCATATTATGATTGGGCTCATGAGAGCTGGCTTTGAGGTTCCTAACTATTATGTGGTAGCCAATGAAATGGTATACAGCTTTAGAATGCCCCTCTTCTTCATTCTCAGCGGACTTTTTCTAAGACGTGCCCTTGCCAAAAAATCAAACGGAGAATATGTATACAATAAATTCAATTCTATTCTATATCCGTATTTAATCTGGACAACCATACAGGTAACCATTCAAGTGGTTTTTAGCTCCTACATCAACTCTGACAGGAGCTACATGGATTACCTGTACATTCTAATAAGACCAAGAGCCATTGATCAATTTTGGTTCTTATATACCTTATTTAATACTTCAATCCTCTACTTACTTATGTTTAAGATTTTTAGAGGCAACAAAATTTTATTGGTTGTTACCGGTATAGTATTTTATTTATTGGCTCAATATTTAAACGAGTATAGCTTACTACAAGATGCGCTTTACTATTTTGTATTTGTAAGTATCGGTGACGCCGCATCTGAAATCATTTTAAGTAAGAACAATGAGAAATATTATAGTTCATGGTACACATTCTTTGGAATATTACCTTTCTTCATTCTTACTCAGTGGTATTGGTTAACACATGAAACACATCCTCTAGTATTTGCTGTATTTGCACTTTTAGGCTGTGCATTTATCTTCAATATTTCATTCTTACTTATGCGGTATGAGGCAGCAAAGGTTCTTAGAGCTGTAGGCTTCCATTCATTACAGGTTTATTTGTTGCACGTGATAGTAAGTGCTGCAGTGAGAACTGTTATGGTGAAGTTTATGGGAATAGACGAAGTAACAATCCTTCTGATTACAGGGATCATATTCGGTACAATTATCCCTATACTGGTCTACCAATTCTGCATTAACAACCATTTATGGCTTTTATTCACTTTAGAAAAGCCTAAGAAAAGGACAAAGGAAAAATACGAACCCTCGGTAAACTGA
- a CDS encoding HAD-IB family hydrolase encodes MKKTLALFDFDGTITTKDTFLEFIKYSRGVGRYYLGMTLMSPILVAFKLKLIPNWKAKEAVITYFFKNTSYNDFQNQCHSFSREVIPALLKKDAIEALDQHISNGDDVYLVSASAENWLKDWCEFKDIKLIGTKLEVVNGNISGKLNGHNCYGQEKVNRVRQVLDLEDYDKIFVYGDSSGDKQMLGVATNPHYRFFKG; translated from the coding sequence TTGAAAAAGACACTTGCTTTATTTGACTTCGATGGTACCATTACTACCAAAGATACATTCTTAGAATTTATCAAGTATAGTAGGGGGGTAGGCAGGTATTATTTAGGCATGACCCTCATGTCACCCATATTAGTGGCTTTTAAGCTGAAACTTATCCCGAATTGGAAAGCTAAAGAAGCTGTTATTACATATTTTTTCAAGAACACAAGTTACAATGACTTTCAAAATCAGTGTCATTCTTTTTCCAGAGAAGTAATTCCTGCTTTGCTAAAGAAAGATGCTATAGAAGCCCTTGATCAGCATATCTCTAATGGAGATGATGTCTATTTGGTGTCAGCTTCCGCAGAAAATTGGTTAAAAGATTGGTGCGAATTCAAGGATATTAAATTAATAGGTACTAAATTAGAAGTAGTTAACGGTAACATTAGTGGAAAGCTCAACGGTCATAACTGCTATGGCCAGGAAAAGGTAAACAGAGTACGTCAGGTCTTAGATTTGGAAGACTATGATAAGATTTTTGTTTACGGAGATAGCTCAGGAGACAAACAGATGCTTGGAGTTGCTACCAATCCTCATTATAGATTTTTTAAAGGCTAA
- the wrbA gene encoding NAD(P)H:quinone oxidoreductase — protein sequence MSNMKIAIIYYSSTGNNYNMANMAADAAKEAGAEVKVLKVKELVPEDVISENPAWEKHYKATKDVPEASLEDLDWADVIVFSAPTRFGSLPAQMKQFLDSTGPLWQKGKLVNKIVTAMTSAMNAHGGQEATLLNLYTTMYHWGALVVAPGYTDDVIYAAGGNPYGTSVSVDMEGKMQGDKDSITKAIHHQVKRAISVAESMK from the coding sequence ATGAGCAATATGAAAATCGCTATAATCTATTACAGTAGTACAGGAAATAATTACAACATGGCCAACATGGCTGCTGATGCTGCAAAGGAAGCAGGAGCAGAGGTGAAGGTCTTAAAAGTAAAAGAACTAGTGCCAGAAGATGTGATCAGCGAAAACCCTGCATGGGAAAAGCACTATAAAGCGACCAAGGATGTACCTGAAGCATCGCTTGAAGATCTGGATTGGGCGGATGTAATTGTGTTTAGTGCTCCAACACGCTTCGGTAGCTTACCAGCGCAAATGAAGCAATTCCTTGATTCTACTGGGCCGTTATGGCAAAAAGGAAAGCTGGTAAATAAAATAGTTACGGCAATGACTAGTGCTATGAATGCCCACGGAGGTCAAGAGGCCACATTACTCAATCTATACACCACCATGTATCATTGGGGAGCTTTAGTAGTGGCACCAGGATATACTGATGACGTAATCTATGCGGCTGGAGGAAACCCTTACGGAACCAGCGTTTCTGTAGATATGGAAGGAAAGATGCAGGGAGATAAGGATAGTATAACTAAGGCCATCCATCATCAGGTGAAAAGAGCCATTTCTGTAGCTGAGTCTATGAAATAA
- a CDS encoding endonuclease/exonuclease/phosphatase family protein, translating into MSKKIFTIALFVVSIFCYYAAGVSPLSNWWLAFLGYINPILFLLNFVLLIFWSVKMSKQCIFPFLVLLLTFPVFRATYAVGELKPPAKGELSVFSYNVRYFNRKSHVYFDKDYKSEPYYSTKFIDWVSKVDADVKCFQEFYTDDDSRYYNTIKAIDPDSSYYRFRALDTLMVNDSRFGLMMFSKYPIINSGMIDFSQNAMNKAQYADILIHDDTVRVINLHMESTQLGLDKGKGYRKLASLNTWRKMKYTTMSRARQVEEILAIAEGREKVIITGDFNETPYGFVYRELADELNNSFEEAGHGFGFTFNLRGYKFLRIDHQFHSDNIEALSFGAMNNIPYSDHYPIIGKYKVK; encoded by the coding sequence ATGAGTAAAAAAATATTTACCATTGCGCTGTTTGTGGTCAGCATCTTTTGTTATTATGCCGCTGGTGTATCCCCACTTTCTAACTGGTGGCTGGCCTTTTTAGGCTATATCAATCCAATATTATTCTTGCTAAATTTTGTTTTGCTCATTTTCTGGTCTGTTAAAATGAGTAAGCAATGCATTTTTCCTTTTCTGGTGCTGCTACTTACATTTCCTGTGTTTAGGGCTACCTATGCGGTAGGGGAGCTTAAGCCACCCGCTAAAGGTGAGTTAAGTGTATTTAGCTACAATGTGAGGTACTTCAATAGAAAATCTCACGTCTATTTTGATAAGGACTATAAGTCTGAGCCCTATTACTCTACCAAATTTATCGACTGGGTAAGTAAGGTTGATGCTGATGTGAAGTGCTTTCAGGAGTTTTATACAGATGACGATTCTAGATATTATAATACAATTAAAGCGATAGACCCTGATTCCAGTTATTATCGATTTAGGGCGTTAGATACCTTAATGGTTAATGATTCGCGCTTTGGGTTAATGATGTTTTCAAAATATCCTATTATCAATAGCGGTATGATAGATTTTTCTCAAAACGCTATGAATAAGGCGCAGTATGCCGATATTCTTATTCATGATGATACGGTTAGAGTAATTAATCTGCATATGGAGTCCACCCAATTAGGCCTGGATAAAGGTAAGGGCTACAGAAAACTAGCCAGCTTAAATACCTGGAGAAAGATGAAATATACTACTATGAGCCGTGCCAGACAGGTGGAAGAAATACTGGCTATTGCTGAAGGTAGGGAAAAGGTAATTATCACTGGAGATTTTAATGAAACACCCTATGGCTTTGTTTACAGAGAGCTAGCCGATGAACTCAATAACAGTTTTGAAGAAGCAGGACATGGATTTGGCTTTACTTTTAACCTGAGAGGATACAAGTTTTTAAGAATTGACCATCAATTTCATTCAGATAACATTGAAGCATTGTCTTTTGGTGCCATGAATAACATTCCTTATTCAGACCATTACCCCATAATCGGAAAATATAAAGTGAAGTGA
- a CDS encoding glycosyltransferase has translation MDLVFFALPRHDGDYSSTSYSLAKELSREHRVFYIENPFTYLDYFKMRSNEEIKKRKSALLKGKDVYTKIEDFPNLTIITPKLVLPINWLSQGEFYNSLAKVNDKIVFKAIKKVKKDFDLKDFIFINSFNPLFGKSFIDKIGAKLFIYHTVDDISQAAYLYKHGLDLENEMVQLADLTITTSKELKKLKSDYGKYIYHLPNACEVELFKRAHQDLPKPDEIKDIEGKLVTYTGNIEERVNYSLCLELAKQHQDKTFLYVGPLNSQEPEKNGLINQKNVRFIGARDLTELPAYLKYSDCAIIPFAYNKQTKSIYPLKINEYLASGTPVVSTRFSDDINDFDDVANLVQTDEEFVLEVDKAINEESEEKRNKRIAKSESNSWSHRAKEFWEILELYQKESGAKLEL, from the coding sequence GTGGATCTAGTATTTTTTGCCCTGCCGAGGCATGACGGAGATTATTCGTCTACCTCATATTCATTAGCTAAAGAATTAAGCAGAGAACACAGGGTTTTTTACATTGAAAATCCCTTCACTTACCTTGATTATTTTAAAATGCGCTCTAATGAAGAAATTAAAAAGAGGAAAAGCGCATTGCTTAAGGGGAAGGACGTATATACCAAAATTGAGGACTTTCCTAATTTGACCATTATCACTCCAAAGTTGGTACTACCTATCAACTGGTTAAGTCAGGGTGAATTTTACAACTCATTAGCTAAAGTCAATGATAAAATAGTTTTTAAAGCCATTAAAAAGGTTAAAAAAGACTTCGATTTAAAAGATTTTATCTTTATTAACTCATTTAATCCGCTGTTTGGAAAGTCATTTATTGATAAGATAGGAGCTAAGCTTTTTATTTATCACACGGTAGATGATATCAGCCAGGCGGCCTATTTATACAAGCATGGTCTGGATTTGGAGAATGAGATGGTGCAGCTTGCGGATTTAACCATCACCACTTCCAAGGAACTGAAAAAATTAAAGTCTGATTACGGCAAATATATTTATCATTTGCCGAATGCCTGTGAAGTTGAGTTATTCAAGAGAGCACATCAGGATTTACCAAAACCGGATGAAATTAAAGATATAGAGGGGAAGTTAGTAACCTATACAGGTAATATAGAAGAAAGAGTGAATTACAGTTTATGCTTGGAGTTAGCGAAGCAACATCAGGATAAAACCTTTCTTTATGTAGGCCCCCTCAATTCCCAAGAACCAGAAAAAAATGGTTTGATTAACCAAAAGAATGTCAGGTTTATTGGAGCCAGAGATTTAACAGAATTGCCTGCTTATTTAAAATATTCTGACTGTGCCATCATACCATTCGCTTACAACAAGCAGACAAAGAGTATTTACCCATTAAAGATCAACGAATATCTGGCTTCTGGTACACCTGTAGTATCTACCAGGTTTTCTGATGATATTAATGACTTTGATGATGTGGCTAACCTGGTTCAAACAGATGAAGAATTTGTGCTAGAGGTGGATAAAGCCATTAATGAGGAATCTGAAGAAAAGCGCAATAAGCGTATAGCAAAATCGGAGAGTAACTCATGGAGTCATAGAGCAAAAGAATTTTGGGAAATATTAGAATTGTATCAGAAAGAATCTGGTGCTAAATTGGAATTATAA
- a CDS encoding TolC family protein, whose product MKLRLMLAALMLMSTFCTYAQLKQVDYNKIVVPTSVKNVDLSEKLVQLAWQNMPDNGVLYNEVDIAKYNERKARWDWLNQMSIAGNYNEFNIEGSERSQFFPRYNLRLSMSLGIFVDQPNNKRIATKELNNAELNVQSQKMNVRAEVLRRYQNYLFAQEILKTQTQAMEDAHSNFLLVEQKFKNGELTMDDYSKSSTLYNSEVIRKLTAEKSVKIAIIDIEELIGVSFQDLLVE is encoded by the coding sequence ATGAAATTACGTCTAATGTTAGCGGCACTAATGCTGATGAGCACTTTTTGCACCTATGCACAACTAAAGCAAGTAGACTATAATAAAATTGTTGTTCCTACATCTGTAAAAAACGTTGATTTATCAGAGAAATTAGTTCAGCTGGCATGGCAAAATATGCCAGATAATGGTGTCTTGTATAATGAGGTAGATATCGCAAAATACAATGAGAGAAAAGCTAGATGGGATTGGTTGAATCAAATGTCAATTGCAGGTAACTACAATGAATTTAACATTGAAGGATCTGAAAGAAGTCAGTTCTTCCCAAGATATAACCTTCGTTTATCTATGTCATTAGGAATATTTGTAGATCAACCTAATAATAAGAGAATTGCGACTAAAGAGCTTAATAATGCGGAATTAAATGTTCAGTCTCAGAAAATGAATGTAAGAGCTGAGGTGTTAAGACGTTATCAAAATTATCTATTTGCTCAGGAGATTTTAAAAACTCAAACTCAGGCTATGGAAGATGCTCATTCAAATTTCTTGTTAGTAGAGCAAAAATTTAAGAATGGTGAGCTTACAATGGATGATTACTCTAAGTCGAGCACACTTTATAACAGTGAAGTAATTCGTAAGCTTACGGCGGAAAAAAGTGTGAAGATTGCTATTATAGATATTGAGGAGCTGATAGGTGTAAGTTTTCAAGACCTGTTGGTAGAATAA
- a CDS encoding UbiA prenyltransferase family protein, with protein MDFIRLIRVKHWVKNFFLFLPLFFSGEIFVIEKLQLLIIGFFSFSAFASSIYVINDLNDIESDKLHPTKRTRPLASGAISKKAGLAIFVVLAIIGFALGFIVSYKFLFVVTIYFLLNIGYSFGLKNISILDVIIVSAGFILRLKAGSIATNIPISEWLMIMVFLLSLFMALAKRRDDLMIKTDSGVDVRKVVKNYNLVFINVCLAMFASIMVVAYLMYTMSPEVHSRFGSHRLYYTSVFVIGGILRYLQLAFVEESTGSPTKILYKDRFIQLALLLWLLSFYFLIYYPNIQIF; from the coding sequence ATGGACTTCATAAGGTTAATACGTGTTAAACACTGGGTAAAGAACTTTTTTCTCTTTTTGCCCCTTTTCTTCAGTGGCGAAATCTTCGTTATAGAAAAACTTCAATTACTTATTATAGGATTTTTCTCTTTCAGCGCTTTTGCAAGTAGCATTTACGTAATCAATGATCTTAATGACATTGAATCGGATAAGCTACACCCCACCAAAAGAACCAGGCCTTTAGCTTCTGGGGCAATTTCAAAAAAAGCTGGGCTGGCCATATTCGTAGTTTTAGCGATTATTGGTTTTGCACTTGGTTTTATAGTAAGCTATAAGTTCCTTTTTGTGGTTACTATCTACTTTCTTTTAAATATTGGATATTCATTTGGTTTGAAGAATATATCCATTCTAGATGTGATTATTGTCTCTGCTGGTTTCATTTTGAGGCTCAAAGCGGGCTCTATAGCTACCAATATTCCCATATCAGAATGGTTAATGATAATGGTCTTCCTATTATCTCTCTTTATGGCGCTTGCTAAGCGTAGAGATGATTTGATGATAAAGACAGATTCAGGAGTGGACGTGAGAAAGGTAGTAAAGAATTATAACCTGGTATTTATAAATGTCTGTCTTGCTATGTTTGCCAGTATAATGGTGGTTGCATATTTAATGTATACCATGTCACCGGAGGTGCATAGTCGATTTGGGTCTCACAGACTATATTATACCTCAGTTTTTGTTATTGGAGGAATACTGAGATATTTGCAACTCGCTTTTGTAGAAGAATCTACAGGATCTCCAACAAAGATTCTTTATAAGGATAGATTTATACAGTTGGCGTTGCTACTATGGCTGTTAAGTTTTTATTTCCTTATTTATTACCCAAATATCCAGATATTTTAA
- a CDS encoding flippase — translation MKLSSYSYWIKSGSLTLLQRLSTVALGVFSFMIIIRLLDKDDYGTWGLFISISSILEVLRNGFIRNPMVTFMKLNDEQHQDQIVSGALLLNILLSVVIAAGLYFTAPWVSSFLNAPKLGVLLEVYAITYLILIPFSHGEYLQQANMKFLGILLAYFTRNLVLVAFLIVIYFQKDTLSLETLIYVHLVSAAVASVIGLLFAVKYLKMKYTFSTDWLKKLLGYGKYSFGTNLSSMLFQNVDQWMLSNIIGTAAVAVYNPAIRIANLIEVPTMSLSTILFPKIGERLKNEGVDGAKRLYERAVGLILGAMIPVLAGIIIFAQWIVYILAGPGYEETVGIVHVTVFYTFFVPFSRFFGNLLDGTNKPHINFYVMVSLLMFNIIFNYVFIQWLGTIGAAYGTLCTLATGFVIIQLYLSKQYGVKWYNCFKYIVVFYKEGLAFLKNKLKK, via the coding sequence TTGAAACTCAGCTCATATTCTTACTGGATTAAATCCGGTTCGCTTACCTTGCTTCAGCGTTTATCCACCGTAGCACTTGGAGTTTTCAGTTTTATGATCATCATTCGTTTACTTGATAAAGATGATTACGGTACATGGGGGCTATTTATTTCAATATCCTCCATCCTTGAAGTTTTGCGAAACGGTTTCATAAGAAATCCTATGGTAACGTTTATGAAACTTAATGATGAACAGCATCAGGATCAAATTGTTTCAGGAGCACTCTTATTAAATATTTTATTGAGCGTGGTAATTGCTGCAGGACTTTATTTTACTGCCCCCTGGGTATCATCATTTTTGAATGCCCCCAAACTAGGGGTGCTATTGGAAGTATATGCCATCACCTATTTGATACTTATCCCATTCTCTCATGGAGAGTATCTACAACAGGCAAATATGAAATTTCTCGGTATTTTACTTGCCTATTTTACGCGTAACCTGGTTCTGGTTGCTTTTCTCATTGTCATTTATTTTCAGAAAGATACCCTTTCACTTGAAACGCTTATTTACGTTCATTTGGTATCGGCAGCAGTGGCTTCCGTAATAGGGTTACTGTTTGCTGTGAAGTACTTAAAGATGAAATATACTTTTAGCACGGATTGGTTAAAGAAATTATTGGGGTATGGAAAGTATTCGTTTGGTACTAATCTCAGCTCTATGCTCTTTCAGAATGTGGACCAATGGATGTTAAGTAACATTATAGGAACAGCGGCAGTGGCTGTTTATAATCCCGCCATAAGAATTGCTAACCTCATTGAGGTGCCAACCATGTCTTTAAGCACGATTTTATTTCCAAAAATAGGAGAAAGGTTAAAAAATGAGGGTGTAGATGGTGCGAAACGCCTATATGAAAGAGCAGTAGGTTTAATTCTTGGTGCTATGATACCCGTACTGGCAGGTATAATTATCTTTGCTCAGTGGATCGTTTACATTTTAGCAGGACCTGGGTATGAAGAGACAGTAGGTATTGTCCATGTTACAGTATTTTATACCTTCTTCGTTCCATTTTCACGATTTTTTGGCAATCTGTTGGACGGAACTAACAAGCCTCATATCAATTTTTATGTGATGGTTTCTTTGCTGATGTTTAACATTATTTTCAATTACGTGTTTATCCAATGGCTCGGAACCATTGGAGCAGCATATGGTACTTTGTGTACACTAGCTACTGGTTTTGTGATCATTCAATTGTATCTTTCTAAACAATATGGAGTAAAATGGTACAATTGCTTTAAGTATATAGTTGTGTTTTATAAAGAGGGTTTAGCCTTCTTGAAGAATAAATTAAAGAAATAA